ACTGGCTTTCAGGCAAAGATATGTTTGTCTATAGGTTCAACCTGTCTCCCACCAATGTCACATGCCCGCTTAACTTCAGTATTTGTGATTTTGAGGGGGTGGGTGGTaagggaagaaaggaataaaGGAGAAACTTCTGCAAAGGTTGTAAGTCCATAAATTTACCTGTCTCATGGATTACTTTTTCAGCAGTTGGTGTcttactataaagaaaggtgcAGCAAATCCAGACCCAAAGAACAAAGTCATCATAGCTAGTAATCTCCACTTGTTTTCCACTGAAAATGGTATATTCTGTCGGGAACAAAAGAGAACAAACAACAAATACTGAACTTCAAACCATCtgattttacagattaaaaataagtacagagaaaatgctaatttttatataatcagGATATATATGCCTGGTCAAATACCTGAGCTCTGGAACAAGACTGCTTGGATAAAAATCCTGGTCCACCATTGCTATGTATGGAATACTGGGCAACTTAATCATAGCActtttaaacatctttaaaatcaTATGACCTTCACCGCAAACACTAGATGGTAAACAAATTCCTGGCTTTCCTCTTCGACTCTATCCCTCTACACCCTTTCTAGGCCTCAGGGAACCCCAGGAGGCTGTTACAACTAACTACCCG
The DNA window shown above is from Bos indicus x Bos taurus breed Angus x Brahman F1 hybrid chromosome 7, Bos_hybrid_MaternalHap_v2.0, whole genome shotgun sequence and carries:
- the LOC113895026 gene encoding cytochrome c oxidase subunit 7C, mitochondrial → MLGQSIRRFTTSVVRRSHYEEGPGKNIPFSVENKWRLLAMMTLFFGSGFAAPFFIVRHQLLKK